In Macrobrachium rosenbergii isolate ZJJX-2024 chromosome 48, ASM4041242v1, whole genome shotgun sequence, one DNA window encodes the following:
- the LOC136831017 gene encoding uncharacterized protein: MVQLKIKWWRLKDQEMRQSFKEKVLHSIRLADDVNIWWVENSTMILRTAEELLGKTSGRGPPNDKESWWWNQDTQDKVKRKRESRIIYERDESVENEMAWKIANKEAKRGVARAKAEGINEMYEKVETSEGQKMIYNIAKEEIEQLNT, translated from the coding sequence ATGGTGCAGCTCAAGATAAAGTGGTGGAGGCTAAAAGACCAAGAAATGAGACagagttttaaagaaaaggtCCTGCACAGCATTAGATTAGCAGATGATGTGAACATCTGGTGGGTAGAAAATAGCACAATGATACTGAGAACAGCAGAGGAGCTATTAGGGAAAACATCAGGTAGAGGACCACCTAATGATAAGGAGAGCTGGTGGTGGAACCAAGATACTCAAGATAAGGTAAAAAGGAAACGAGAATCAAGGATAATATATGAAAGGGATGAatctgtggaaaatgaaatggcttggaaaatcgcaaataaagaagcaaaaaggggtgtggcaagggcaaaggcagaaggAATAAATGAGATGTATGAGAAAGTAGAAACATCAGAGGGTCAGAAGATGATCTACAATATAGCAAAAGAAGAGATAGAGCAACTAAATACCTGA